The following coding sequences are from one Abditibacteriaceae bacterium window:
- the tpx gene encoding thiol peroxidase — MATVTFKGSPVHTNGELPAVGATAPDFSLVANDMSAVSLGDSAGKVRIISVVPSVDTGVCAIETKRFNTELDSLPENVVGYTVSVDTPFAQKRWCGAEGVEKMQLLSDFKTHQFLNDYGVYITDLGISARVIFIVDKDGKVAYQQLVPEIGQEPDYAEVIAKAKELAA; from the coding sequence ATGGCCACTGTTACATTCAAAGGCAGCCCCGTTCACACCAATGGCGAACTGCCCGCCGTCGGCGCAACCGCGCCCGATTTTTCGCTCGTCGCTAATGACATGAGCGCCGTTTCCCTCGGCGATTCCGCCGGTAAAGTGCGCATCATTTCGGTGGTGCCTTCGGTCGATACCGGCGTTTGCGCCATTGAAACCAAGCGTTTCAATACCGAACTCGATTCGCTTCCCGAAAATGTTGTCGGCTACACGGTTTCCGTCGATACGCCCTTTGCGCAAAAGCGCTGGTGCGGCGCGGAAGGCGTCGAGAAAATGCAGCTCCTCTCGGACTTCAAAACGCATCAGTTCCTCAACGATTACGGGGTTTACATCACCGATCTGGGCATTTCGGCGCGCGTCATTTTTATCGTCGATAAAGATGGCAAAGTTGCGTATCAGCAGCTCGTTCCCGAAATCGGCCAGGAACCCGATTACGCCGAAGTTATCGCCAAAGCGAAAGAACTCGCCGCTTAA
- a CDS encoding glycosyltransferase family 2 protein yields MNATISPLSATPSGIIPDATSSAAPDISVVVPVFNEEPNVQPLHAKLREALDKLPLSWEILYIDDGSRDRSFELLSEISQSDPRVKLVRFRRNFGQTAAMAAGMDNAQGKVIIPLDADLQNDPADIPRLLAKMDEGYDVVSGWRQKRKDNSLRRIPSRIANRLISKVTGVSLHDYGCSLKAYRADIMRDVNLYGEMHRFIPAYAHIVGARVTEIPVNHHPRVAGVSKYGIGRVFRVVLDLLVVKFLGGYGAKPIYFFGGAGLWCWAVATVAWLVVLAQKFWTQWHAVTPDFHANRNPLFYIGIMLFLMGAQCIMLGLLAEVNMRTYHESQGKTPYAIAETRNL; encoded by the coding sequence GTGAACGCGACGATTTCTCCTCTTTCTGCCACTCCCAGTGGTATCATCCCCGATGCCACAAGCTCCGCCGCGCCCGACATCTCCGTCGTTGTGCCTGTTTTTAACGAAGAACCCAACGTCCAGCCGCTGCACGCGAAGCTGCGTGAAGCACTTGATAAGTTGCCGCTGTCGTGGGAAATTCTTTATATCGATGATGGCTCGCGCGACCGCTCTTTTGAACTTCTCAGCGAAATTTCCCAGAGCGACCCGCGCGTTAAGCTAGTGCGTTTTCGTCGCAACTTCGGTCAGACCGCCGCGATGGCAGCGGGCATGGACAACGCGCAGGGCAAGGTTATTATTCCGCTCGACGCCGACTTGCAAAACGACCCCGCCGATATCCCGCGCCTTTTGGCGAAAATGGACGAAGGCTATGATGTCGTTTCGGGCTGGCGGCAAAAGCGCAAAGATAATTCGCTACGCCGCATTCCGTCGCGCATCGCCAACCGCCTGATTTCCAAAGTAACCGGTGTTTCTCTGCACGATTACGGCTGCAGCCTGAAAGCGTATCGCGCCGACATCATGCGCGACGTGAATCTTTACGGCGAAATGCACCGCTTTATTCCGGCTTACGCACACATCGTTGGCGCGCGCGTGACCGAAATTCCGGTTAATCATCATCCGCGCGTGGCCGGCGTCAGCAAATACGGCATCGGGCGCGTATTTCGTGTTGTGCTCGATTTGTTGGTGGTGAAATTTCTCGGTGGTTACGGTGCGAAACCGATTTACTTTTTCGGCGGCGCAGGGTTGTGGTGTTGGGCCGTCGCTACCGTTGCGTGGCTCGTTGTGCTCGCCCAAAAATTCTGGACGCAGTGGCACGCTGTCACGCCGGACTTTCACGCGAATCGGAATCCGTTGTTTTACATCGGCATCATGCTGTTTCTGATGGGCGCTCAATGTATCATGCTTGGGTTGCTGGCCGAAGTGAATATGCGAACCTATCACGAATCGCAGGGCAAAACGCCCTACGCAATTGCCGAAACTCGCAATTTGTAA
- a CDS encoding tetratricopeptide repeat protein translates to MRAFFLVAPLLLSSVCLAQTPADAPTDSPVPAHQHSADEHQNAAPFGGTENKPDATIDYLWRKSDEAFHAGDYPRAIGLHRAIVALDPADTESFGVAAWLLWSSEKGTEAIAHIQRGLDANPQNWEMWEEAGQHFDLQKKLPEAKNAYANAVKFVPKEENTSMLRRRLAHSAEKSGDIKLSLETWRALAKDFPEDAVIKNNLARVEKLPLSQILHGRQRTQIGALIYDNDLTPVNPIAPTKSVDSKTHISIGPTF, encoded by the coding sequence ATGCGCGCTTTTTTTCTGGTCGCTCCCTTGTTGCTCTCTTCCGTGTGCCTTGCTCAAACGCCTGCAGACGCACCCACCGATTCGCCGGTGCCCGCGCATCAACATTCCGCCGATGAACACCAAAACGCCGCGCCGTTCGGTGGGACGGAAAATAAGCCCGACGCGACCATTGATTATCTGTGGCGCAAGTCGGACGAGGCCTTTCATGCCGGCGATTATCCGCGTGCGATTGGTTTGCATCGCGCCATTGTCGCACTTGACCCGGCTGACACCGAAAGTTTCGGAGTTGCCGCGTGGTTGCTCTGGAGTTCGGAAAAAGGCACCGAAGCCATCGCGCACATCCAGCGCGGGCTCGACGCAAACCCGCAAAACTGGGAAATGTGGGAAGAAGCCGGCCAGCATTTCGATCTGCAAAAGAAACTACCCGAAGCGAAAAATGCCTATGCCAACGCGGTAAAATTTGTGCCCAAAGAAGAAAACACTTCGATGCTGCGCCGCCGCCTTGCGCACTCCGCCGAGAAATCCGGAGACATTAAGTTGTCGCTCGAAACGTGGCGCGCACTGGCGAAAGATTTCCCGGAAGATGCCGTAATTAAAAACAATCTGGCGCGTGTCGAAAAGCTGCCATTGTCGCAAATTCTTCATGGAAGGCAGCGCACACAAATTGGCGCACTTATTTACGACAACGATTTGACGCCTGTAAATCCCATTGCGCCGACAAAGAGCGTGGACAGTAAAACTCACATCAGCATTGGCCCAACTTTTTAA
- a CDS encoding FAD-dependent oxidoreductase, with the protein MKIAIIGGGPIGIEAALYGASAGLDVKLFERGRLAENVRQWGYIGLFTEWARNRSPLAAQLLTQRGAVLPDEASAPTGDELAHYVQTLASLEVLRGRVAPQCEVVSLARDRCLKSDFIGDPRRAGFPFRLVTRSMAGEKTYFFDAVIDATGVWQTPNFAGSGGAPCAGETANAARIDYKIPDVAGRDKMRFANKHTLIIGSGHSAASTLRSVGDLLEKFPNTRLTWAVRRDVPAHGAPYTLTPDDPSPHRDALHRRANELAADARVRFCPRTTVERIAWNGNFSVELATWGEQGTTRETIECDTIAAHTGFRPDWSLQSELPVEIHPATDAPRRLAEAIIEQNRRSGTGLSTGYAEKTIEDTTPRDKWLPVAGGNELLRTGEENFFVLGIKSYGRDAGFLMQNGFRQVRDVYKLLSQDSELDLYNGALD; encoded by the coding sequence ATGAAAATTGCGATTATCGGCGGCGGGCCGATTGGTATAGAAGCGGCGCTTTACGGTGCGTCTGCCGGTTTGGATGTGAAGCTGTTTGAACGTGGCAGGCTTGCCGAAAACGTGCGACAGTGGGGTTACATCGGATTATTTACCGAATGGGCGCGCAATCGCAGCCCGCTCGCTGCGCAGCTTTTAACGCAGCGTGGCGCTGTTCTGCCCGATGAAGCTTCGGCACCGACCGGAGATGAACTGGCGCATTATGTCCAAACTCTGGCATCGCTGGAAGTATTGCGCGGGCGTGTGGCGCCGCAGTGTGAAGTCGTTTCGCTCGCACGCGACCGTTGCCTGAAAAGCGATTTTATCGGTGATCCACGTCGCGCCGGATTTCCTTTTCGACTTGTCACGCGAAGCATGGCGGGAGAAAAAACCTATTTTTTCGACGCCGTCATCGACGCGACAGGTGTGTGGCAAACGCCGAACTTTGCCGGAAGTGGCGGCGCACCGTGTGCGGGCGAAACTGCGAATGCGGCGCGTATCGATTACAAAATCCCAGATGTGGCCGGACGCGACAAGATGCGCTTTGCTAATAAGCACACGCTCATCATTGGCAGCGGCCATTCGGCCGCATCGACTCTGCGTTCGGTGGGCGACCTGCTGGAAAAATTCCCCAACACCCGCCTGACGTGGGCGGTTCGCCGCGACGTTCCGGCGCACGGCGCACCGTACACGCTCACGCCCGACGATCCTTCTCCGCACCGCGATGCGCTTCATCGTCGCGCTAACGAACTCGCCGCCGACGCGCGCGTGCGCTTTTGTCCGCGCACAACTGTGGAACGCATTGCATGGAACGGCAATTTTTCGGTGGAACTGGCGACGTGGGGCGAGCAGGGCACAACGCGCGAAACAATCGAGTGCGACACCATTGCAGCGCACACCGGATTTCGGCCCGATTGGTCGCTCCAAAGCGAACTGCCGGTTGAAATTCATCCGGCGACCGATGCGCCACGTCGTCTTGCTGAAGCGATTATTGAGCAGAACCGGCGCAGCGGCACCGGCCTTTCGACAGGCTACGCCGAAAAAACAATCGAAGATACGACGCCGCGTGACAAGTGGCTGCCGGTTGCGGGCGGGAACGAACTGTTACGAACCGGCGAAGAAAATTTCTTTGTGCTGGGAATTAAAAGCTACGGGCGCGACGCTGGTTTTCTGATGCAGAACGGCTTTCGCCAGGTGCGCGATGTTTACAAATTGCTTTCGCAAGACTCCGAACTCGATTTATACAACGGTGCACTCGATTAA
- a CDS encoding aldo/keto reductase produces MSSVLSPTRFLGSTGVQVPLIGYGTAPLGKEKHATRELAVRCLNRAIDKGITYLDTSPDYGSESHVGEVMRTRRDEVFLATKINRRSREGVLDELKESLDRLQTDHVDLIQVHAINAWADLEQALAPDGALAALEQARDEGLVRFIGITGHARPEILGHALTQYPFDTVLVALGMVDRLVSSPETFTLPQAVERNVGVIAMKVFGHGAIENRELALRYSLGLPGVSLAIIGLDNEQHIDEIVELAQNVESLSDAERDQLIDEVRPVVEKDSKESQEGESKLFWLHDTTVMGWKQHDEPVLVRY; encoded by the coding sequence ATGTCATCCGTCCTCTCCCCGACCCGTTTTCTGGGTTCAACCGGCGTTCAAGTGCCGCTCATTGGTTACGGCACTGCGCCACTGGGCAAAGAAAAACACGCCACGCGCGAACTAGCCGTGCGCTGCTTAAACCGCGCTATCGATAAAGGAATTACCTACCTCGACACGTCGCCTGATTATGGCAGCGAATCGCACGTCGGCGAAGTAATGCGCACGCGGCGCGACGAAGTCTTTCTCGCCACCAAAATCAATCGCCGCAGCCGCGAAGGCGTGCTCGATGAACTTAAAGAATCGCTCGACCGGCTGCAAACCGACCACGTCGATTTGATTCAGGTTCACGCCATCAACGCCTGGGCCGACTTGGAGCAGGCGCTGGCACCCGATGGCGCGCTCGCCGCGCTCGAACAAGCGCGCGACGAAGGATTGGTGCGTTTTATTGGCATCACCGGCCACGCGCGCCCTGAAATCCTCGGCCACGCGCTGACGCAATACCCGTTCGATACCGTTTTGGTCGCGCTGGGAATGGTCGACCGGCTTGTCAGCAGCCCCGAAACCTTTACGCTTCCGCAAGCCGTTGAGCGCAACGTCGGCGTCATTGCGATGAAAGTCTTCGGGCACGGAGCTATCGAAAACCGCGAACTGGCGCTGCGCTATTCTCTAGGTTTGCCGGGTGTTTCGCTGGCGATCATTGGGCTGGACAACGAACAGCACATCGACGAAATTGTTGAACTCGCGCAAAACGTCGAGTCTTTAAGCGACGCCGAGCGCGACCAGTTAATCGACGAAGTGCGTCCAGTCGTCGAGAAAGATTCCAAAGAAAGTCAGGAGGGCGAAAGCAAGCTTTTCTGGCTGCACGATACCACCGTTATGGGATGGAAGCAGCACGACGAGCCTGTTCTGGTTCGCTATTAA
- a CDS encoding TadE/TadG family type IV pilus assembly protein → MHSIKRRRSGQSLVEFALVVPILIALMVGIMEFGWLAKNTLQLSNAVREGARTASMGGTTTAIAQKVQQRAVGITVSVTCTFSKDNSTYTPLGDNAGFNTAPEGALIRVTALGTHRSLTGLIPVLRQRKIVVNAEFGRE, encoded by the coding sequence ATGCATTCAATAAAAAGAAGACGCAGCGGACAAAGTTTGGTAGAGTTCGCCCTTGTCGTGCCGATTCTTATCGCGCTGATGGTAGGTATTATGGAATTCGGCTGGCTGGCGAAGAATACGCTTCAACTTTCCAACGCTGTGCGCGAAGGCGCGCGAACCGCCTCAATGGGAGGGACGACAACCGCGATTGCGCAAAAAGTTCAGCAACGTGCAGTTGGGATAACCGTGAGTGTCACTTGTACTTTTAGCAAAGACAATTCGACTTATACGCCTCTTGGTGACAATGCCGGATTCAATACCGCCCCGGAAGGCGCTTTGATTCGCGTGACCGCTCTTGGCACACATCGCTCACTTACCGGGCTGATTCCGGTTTTGAGACAACGCAAAATTGTTGTGAACGCAGAATTTGGACGAGAGTAA
- a CDS encoding TadE/TadG family type IV pilus assembly protein — MFFQSRHPQKFIKHRRGATLLEFALVLPILLLLLLGIIEFGWLMRNNAVIANAAREGARSAAMGQIQANIYERVVQAAQPLFKTDATGTVTNGDISMDQSIEGPLFPTQPNFSPFPSDYCPSSYEPSPETPGSHAKTQPPVRLLPLGTEPPGVVLLADKPPKPPRPTPTPVPTPTPTPTPIITPTPTATPTGTPEPVPTPGATPTPQPDDGGALVPCRNSVQAGYIVRVTVSYQHQPLTGFFPFLRGRVITVTQSMRRDESRA, encoded by the coding sequence ATGTTTTTCCAGAGTCGGCACCCGCAAAAATTTATAAAGCATCGACGGGGTGCGACCCTTCTAGAATTTGCGCTCGTTCTGCCGATTTTGTTGCTGCTCTTGCTGGGCATCATAGAATTTGGCTGGCTGATGCGCAACAACGCTGTTATCGCCAATGCCGCTCGTGAAGGTGCGCGTTCTGCGGCGATGGGACAGATTCAAGCGAATATCTATGAGCGGGTGGTTCAAGCAGCTCAACCATTGTTTAAAACCGACGCAACGGGCACCGTCACAAACGGTGATATCAGCATGGATCAATCGATTGAGGGCCCACTTTTCCCTACACAGCCCAATTTTTCGCCGTTTCCCAGCGATTATTGCCCATCCTCCTACGAACCATCGCCGGAGACACCGGGATCACACGCGAAGACTCAACCACCTGTAAGATTGCTTCCGTTGGGGACAGAACCACCGGGCGTCGTTTTACTTGCCGACAAGCCTCCTAAACCTCCCCGCCCGACTCCTACTCCTGTTCCCACACCAACCCCCACTCCTACGCCCATCATTACACCCACGCCGACTGCCACGCCCACAGGGACGCCGGAGCCGGTTCCAACACCTGGTGCAACACCGACACCGCAGCCCGACGATGGCGGCGCTCTGGTGCCATGCAGAAATTCGGTTCAAGCCGGATATATCGTTCGCGTCACCGTAAGCTATCAGCATCAACCTCTCACTGGCTTTTTTCCGTTCCTCAGGGGTCGCGTTATTACCGTGACGCAATCGATGCGTCGTGATGAATCGCGTGCATAG
- a CDS encoding pilus assembly protein TadG-related protein, which produces MKQNLHLKKNSRRKGSVIVTVALGTVMLFGFTAMAVDFGRSVIKKNQLQRACDAGALAGVQYLPNDPVNARVAARYYAFLAGVNVPPGQIQIAADNSRITVPAKFDVAYLFAPVMRMISGKVEAQAIAAVQQRTRFTPPQVVPIGITPSTYNAYKDGRGVMITGIRQNVDDLGLGGFVLFDLREGNQAKSPAHMQDQLQWGSTFNEIITINKQVQTLNAAMPSEIKHMGDGLQTRLDAANRAPYFDNGTRFTDIPAGSPRVMHFIVTPEQPAINGNNNAPVKGFVPVYVEAFSVAEVDGKRQMRLQIRFLPLTAGGGGVYEDVDFSNTHAETLRVYRLVS; this is translated from the coding sequence ATGAAACAAAACTTACATCTTAAAAAGAATTCACGACGCAAAGGCTCGGTGATTGTCACGGTCGCACTCGGGACAGTGATGCTTTTCGGCTTCACCGCGATGGCAGTCGACTTCGGTCGATCTGTTATTAAGAAAAACCAGCTTCAACGTGCCTGCGATGCTGGTGCTCTGGCAGGTGTGCAATACCTGCCGAACGATCCTGTCAACGCACGCGTCGCGGCTCGTTACTATGCCTTTCTGGCAGGCGTCAATGTTCCGCCGGGGCAAATCCAGATTGCTGCCGATAATTCGCGAATCACGGTTCCCGCTAAATTTGATGTCGCTTATCTTTTCGCGCCTGTCATGCGAATGATTTCAGGAAAAGTCGAAGCACAAGCAATCGCAGCTGTGCAGCAACGCACCCGATTCACACCGCCTCAAGTCGTGCCCATCGGTATCACACCCAGCACCTACAACGCATACAAAGATGGGCGCGGCGTTATGATCACGGGTATTCGCCAGAACGTCGATGACCTCGGTCTGGGCGGTTTCGTGCTTTTCGATCTGCGCGAAGGCAATCAGGCAAAAAGCCCGGCCCATATGCAGGATCAATTGCAGTGGGGCAGCACCTTCAACGAAATCATCACGATTAACAAGCAGGTGCAAACTCTCAACGCCGCGATGCCCTCAGAAATCAAGCACATGGGCGATGGGCTGCAAACGCGTCTCGACGCGGCAAACAGGGCTCCATACTTCGACAATGGCACGCGATTTACCGACATCCCGGCGGGTAGCCCGCGCGTGATGCACTTCATCGTGACACCCGAGCAACCGGCTATCAACGGAAATAATAACGCTCCGGTAAAAGGCTTTGTCCCCGTATATGTAGAAGCGTTCAGCGTCGCTGAGGTGGATGGCAAAAGACAGATGCGCTTGCAGATTCGCTTTTTACCTCTTACCGCCGGTGGTGGTGGTGTTTACGAAGACGTCGATTTCTCCAACACTCACGCCGAGACATTGCGCGTGTACCGTTTAGTTTCTTAA
- a CDS encoding UPF0182 family protein, protein MIGSRRWAWLLALLVVAFVSAPRFAQVYVEALWFDSLGYSPVFWKTFWWKFGLFVGFFGITLALVRGGLWAIEHAFSGYILGGTVTRFDEQQVELEPERYARPIAWGVSVVWSLLVGLAMGARWELFTLFFAGAEGSVTDPIFRKPLEFFLFRWPVLKILASWLSGICLLVFLGSLIYAALVWVSQMPDILKRAAKRTAARTCSLSLAAVLVVYAWRCLLGRYSQLWRNDDIFSGIGYTQANIVLPGLVLVAAMLVAGAALAVANAFLWRRPRYVAIAFALPLVAWVGLGLVSSYVDNFVVKPNQLERQTPYIKHNIEGTRRAFALDRVTTRDFPTAAGIASLEADKPVNRTALDNIRLWDVTALQATLRQGLQRTYYDYPDVDVDRYTIGGQKRQVMIAAREMDIERLPAASRNWVNERLVYTHGYGVTMNTANGFTAEGRPRFILSGVPVKSTVPELKVTRPEIYFGQKTDTPVYVQTRQKEFDFPQGKDNAFTTYAGKDGIVLGRSPRRTILAWALGDLSKVPFSGDITPESRVLLHRNIRDRAQRLAPFLSFDADPYIVIDDKGRLKWILDAYTSSIYYPYSRHYLSGNGWTNYLRNSVKVVVDAYDGTADFYVFEPQDPIIKAYRAAFPTLFKDAATMPADLRAHIRYPEQLFRTQADVYGLYQMTDVRSFFGREDVWSIAGEDDAPVTTGPIPPGMPLPQTTIDAPSQPLDPYFVLMPLPGQKPAEEFVQILPFTPTRRRQMSGWMAGRSDAENYGSLLVYNFPKEQLPEGPTQIKARINQDAELSPKFTLWNQQGSKILRGNMLVIPLGRSVLYVEPIFLQASQSPTPELRLVVLATQDRIVHATNFRDALTKLLGTSSAPLDSETIPATAPEVAPRVPDSAAPAANATNRQRLIESAARDLEDHGRLTAQGRYSEAGQRLERLRRTLNQLQREAR, encoded by the coding sequence ATGATTGGTTCTCGTCGATGGGCCTGGCTCTTGGCCCTGTTGGTCGTTGCATTTGTTAGCGCACCGCGTTTTGCTCAAGTTTACGTCGAAGCTCTCTGGTTCGATTCGCTCGGTTATTCGCCGGTTTTCTGGAAAACATTCTGGTGGAAGTTCGGTCTTTTTGTCGGTTTCTTCGGAATAACTCTGGCGCTTGTGCGCGGCGGCCTGTGGGCCATCGAGCATGCGTTCAGTGGCTACATTCTGGGCGGGACGGTTACGCGCTTCGACGAACAGCAAGTCGAACTCGAACCCGAACGCTATGCGCGCCCCATTGCGTGGGGCGTTTCTGTGGTCTGGTCGCTGCTCGTTGGGTTGGCGATGGGCGCGCGCTGGGAGCTGTTTACCCTCTTTTTCGCGGGCGCCGAAGGCAGTGTCACCGACCCGATTTTTCGCAAGCCACTCGAATTTTTTCTGTTTCGCTGGCCGGTGCTAAAAATCCTTGCGTCGTGGCTTTCCGGGATTTGCCTTCTCGTTTTTCTTGGTTCTCTTATTTACGCGGCGCTTGTCTGGGTTTCGCAAATGCCCGACATTTTGAAGCGCGCGGCCAAGCGAACCGCAGCGCGCACCTGTTCTCTCTCGCTTGCCGCAGTATTGGTTGTTTACGCGTGGCGCTGCCTGCTGGGCCGTTACTCGCAACTCTGGCGCAACGACGATATTTTCTCCGGTATTGGCTACACGCAGGCAAACATTGTTTTACCGGGCCTGGTTCTTGTTGCAGCCATGTTGGTGGCCGGGGCCGCGCTCGCCGTTGCCAATGCATTTTTGTGGCGTCGCCCGCGCTATGTCGCGATTGCTTTTGCCCTGCCGCTCGTCGCATGGGTGGGGCTGGGCCTTGTTTCCAGCTACGTCGATAACTTCGTGGTCAAGCCCAACCAACTGGAGCGTCAAACGCCGTATATTAAGCACAATATCGAAGGCACCCGACGTGCCTTCGCGCTTGACCGCGTCACGACGCGTGATTTTCCGACCGCTGCCGGAATTGCTTCGCTTGAAGCCGATAAGCCGGTAAACCGCACCGCGCTCGACAATATCCGCCTGTGGGATGTAACAGCCTTGCAAGCGACGCTGCGTCAGGGGCTGCAACGCACTTATTACGATTATCCCGACGTCGATGTTGACCGTTACACAATCGGCGGCCAGAAGCGCCAGGTGATGATCGCCGCGCGTGAAATGGACATCGAACGTTTGCCCGCTGCGTCACGGAACTGGGTTAACGAACGGCTGGTTTACACACATGGCTACGGCGTCACGATGAACACCGCTAACGGCTTTACTGCCGAGGGCCGCCCGCGCTTTATTCTTTCGGGAGTACCTGTCAAATCGACCGTACCGGAACTCAAGGTTACGCGGCCTGAAATTTATTTCGGGCAAAAGACTGATACGCCGGTCTATGTCCAAACGCGCCAGAAAGAATTCGATTTTCCTCAGGGCAAAGACAACGCTTTTACCACCTATGCGGGCAAAGACGGCATCGTTCTGGGACGTTCGCCCCGACGCACTATTCTCGCCTGGGCACTGGGCGATTTGTCGAAAGTGCCATTCTCGGGCGACATTACACCGGAGAGTCGCGTTTTGCTGCATCGCAACATTCGCGACCGCGCGCAACGCCTTGCACCATTTCTGTCGTTCGACGCCGACCCGTATATCGTGATTGATGACAAAGGTCGCCTGAAATGGATTCTCGACGCTTACACCTCTTCGATTTATTATCCGTATTCGCGGCATTACCTTTCCGGTAACGGATGGACGAACTATCTGCGCAATAGCGTTAAGGTTGTTGTCGATGCTTATGACGGCACCGCCGATTTCTACGTATTCGAGCCGCAAGATCCGATTATCAAAGCGTATCGTGCAGCGTTTCCAACGCTTTTCAAAGATGCCGCCACGATGCCTGCAGACTTGCGCGCTCATATCCGTTATCCCGAGCAACTGTTCCGCACCCAGGCCGATGTTTACGGCTTGTATCAAATGACCGATGTGCGTTCGTTCTTTGGGCGCGAAGATGTCTGGAGTATTGCCGGCGAGGATGATGCCCCGGTTACCACCGGCCCGATACCGCCCGGAATGCCCTTGCCGCAAACTACCATTGATGCGCCGTCGCAGCCGCTCGACCCTTATTTCGTGCTGATGCCATTGCCGGGGCAAAAGCCAGCAGAGGAGTTCGTGCAAATTCTGCCGTTTACTCCTACGCGCCGCCGCCAGATGTCGGGTTGGATGGCCGGGCGCAGCGATGCCGAAAATTACGGTTCGCTCCTCGTTTACAATTTCCCCAAAGAACAGCTCCCCGAAGGGCCAACTCAAATCAAAGCGCGCATCAATCAGGATGCGGAGTTGTCACCAAAATTCACGTTGTGGAATCAGCAAGGCTCGAAAATTTTGCGCGGCAATATGTTGGTCATCCCACTGGGGCGAAGCGTGCTTTATGTCGAACCAATTTTCTTGCAAGCGAGTCAAAGCCCGACGCCCGAACTTCGCCTTGTTGTTCTGGCGACGCAGGACCGCATTGTTCACGCAACCAACTTTCGTGATGCTCTAACGAAATTGCTGGGTACCTCAAGTGCACCGCTCGATTCCGAAACGATTCCCGCCACAGCGCCTGAAGTGGCGCCGCGCGTTCCCGATTCTGCGGCGCCGGCAGCAAACGCAACGAATCGCCAGCGCCTTATCGAGAGTGCGGCGCGCGACCTGGAAGATCACGGTCGGTTAACCGCGCAAGGCCGCTACAGCGAAGCCGGACAACGCCTGGAGCGTTTACGCAGGACGCTGAACCAGTTACAACGCGAAGCGCGGTGA